A part of Actinobaculum sp. 313 genomic DNA contains:
- the nadD gene encoding nicotinate-nucleotide adenylyltransferase: MGGTFDPIHHGHLVAASEVQHTFGLDEVVFVPTGRQPFKRDQKVTLPEHRYLMTVIATASNSRFSVSRVDIEREGTTYTIDTLRDLRRVYPDAEFYFITGADVLPDILRWKDSDELWGMAHFIGVTRPGHRLATTGLPPEGITLLEVPAMAISSTDCRKRVAAGAPIWYLVPDGVVQYIAKYRLYRGDMPISQEVSNGASRVGKEQG; the protein is encoded by the coding sequence ATGGGCGGAACCTTTGATCCAATTCATCATGGGCACCTTGTGGCGGCCTCCGAGGTGCAGCACACTTTCGGTCTTGATGAGGTGGTGTTCGTACCTACCGGCAGGCAACCCTTTAAACGCGATCAAAAGGTGACCCTGCCCGAGCATCGCTACCTCATGACCGTTATCGCCACCGCCTCCAACTCGCGTTTCTCCGTCTCGCGCGTGGATATTGAGCGCGAAGGCACAACCTACACCATCGACACGCTGCGTGATTTGCGACGGGTCTACCCCGATGCAGAGTTCTACTTCATTACCGGCGCGGATGTGCTCCCTGACATTCTGCGGTGGAAAGATTCCGATGAGCTGTGGGGCATGGCTCATTTCATTGGTGTGACACGACCAGGTCATCGGCTCGCCACCACCGGATTGCCACCGGAGGGTATTACCCTTTTAGAAGTACCCGCGATGGCGATTTCGTCTACGGATTGTCGGAAGCGGGTCGCCGCCGGTGCACCAATCTGGTATCTGGTGCCCGACGGCGTCGTACAGTACATTGCGAAATACCGCTTGTATCGGGGCGACATGCCGATATCTCAAGAGGTATCCAACGGCGCGAGTCGCGTCGGGAAGGAGCAAGGATGA